TATATACTGCAGCGGAAATGATGCGGCGTATTGATGAGTTGCGGAACAGTGGATCCATCGATGCGGGCGATCAGCAGGCCATCCGGTCGATTACGGCCGGTGCGGAGTTGCTGACGTGGGATGCGCAGGGGCGTATTCGGATCGGCGAAAATCTGCTGGCCCATATAGAGGTTAAGGAGCAGCTGGTGCTGGTGGGTGCGCTGACGCGCATCGAGCTTTGGAGCGCGGAGAATTTTGATTTAGCGCTGCCGCAGGAATCATCTGCGGCAGAGAATGTGTTTTTTGGTGGATATTAAAAATTAGGAAGGAATGGATTGCCGGCGGTAAACGGATGAGTGGAACCGGCAGTTTTTGGGGAAACGGGATGAGTATGTTGGATGTGGCAAAGTATCTGAGTTATTCGCGTTCGATTGATAATTCAAAAGATCGTGAGCGGGTTTTCAGCCTTAAACAGGTGAATTCCGGCCATCTTTTCTCCTGTCTTTACAGCACGGGACGTCATTGGTGTTTTGGGCGAGAACAAGCTGAAAGCGAACAGTTTCCAACGTTTGGAAAAGGGGCTTAATGCATATTCCTGTCATGCTCAACGAGTGCCTTGAAGCGCTTATTACAGATCCGGCAGGGGTCTATGTGGATGGCACGCTGGGCAACGGCGGGCATTCGGCCGAAATTTTGAAGCGATTGAGTGATGGTGGAACGTTGATTGGGTTTGATCGGGATATTGAGGCCATTGAGCGGGTGCAGAAAAAGCTGTTTAGCGGCGAGGGTAAGCGAGTGGAGCTGGTCCACGATAACTATGCGAACATGGCGCTGCAGCTGGACCGTCTCGGGGTGGAAAAGGTGGACGGGCTGCTGCTGGATCTCGGGGTCAGTTCGTTCCAATTGGATGTGGCCGGTCGCGGATTCAGCTTTCAGCAGGATGCTCCGATTGATATGCGGATGGATCAGACGCAGGGCCGGACGGCGGGTGAGCTGGTGAACCATGCCCCGGAAGCTGAGCTGGCGGATATCATTTACCGGTACGGTGAGGAAAAGGCATCGCGCCGGATTGCCCGAGCCATTGCCGAGGCACGTGTGAAGAAGGAAATTGAAACGACGCTGGAACTGGCCGCGATTGTCGAGCGGGCCAAAGGTGGACGAAAAGGAAAGAAAACGCATCCGGCCACGAAGACCTTTCAGGCGTTGCGTATGGCGGTGAATGATGAGCTGGCGGGCATTGAACAGGTGCTCGAAACGATGATTGAAAATGTTGTGGAAGGCGGGCGCATTGTGGTGCTCACGTTCCACAGTCTGGAAGACCGGATGGTGAAACGTTTTTTTGCGCGGCATGTTCCGCGGGAGGAATCGCTTCAGCAGGGCGGAGTGAAGCGGATCTATGATGAACCGCCTGTGAAATGGATTTGGAAAAAACCGTTGACCGCAACGGAAGAGGAGCAAGCCGTTAATCCGCGGTCGCGTTCAGCTAAGCTGCGCGCTGTGGAGGTGGGAGTATAAAATGGCCGCAAAAAAACGAAAGACCACAAAACGAAAA
This is a stretch of genomic DNA from Pontiella agarivorans. It encodes these proteins:
- the rsmH gene encoding 16S rRNA (cytosine(1402)-N(4))-methyltransferase RsmH translates to MHIPVMLNECLEALITDPAGVYVDGTLGNGGHSAEILKRLSDGGTLIGFDRDIEAIERVQKKLFSGEGKRVELVHDNYANMALQLDRLGVEKVDGLLLDLGVSSFQLDVAGRGFSFQQDAPIDMRMDQTQGRTAGELVNHAPEAELADIIYRYGEEKASRRIARAIAEARVKKEIETTLELAAIVERAKGGRKGKKTHPATKTFQALRMAVNDELAGIEQVLETMIENVVEGGRIVVLTFHSLEDRMVKRFFARHVPREESLQQGGVKRIYDEPPVKWIWKKPLTATEEEQAVNPRSRSAKLRAVEVGV
- a CDS encoding division/cell wall cluster transcriptional repressor MraZ is translated as MEAQQNIASLFVGSFTHSLDAKRRMIFPSAWRNLAGGSNQLFAFPHPEEKCLYLYTAAEMMRRIDELRNSGSIDAGDQQAIRSITAGAELLTWDAQGRIRIGENLLAHIEVKEQLVLVGALTRIELWSAENFDLALPQESSAAENVFFGGY